The Lichenihabitans psoromatis genome contains a region encoding:
- a CDS encoding iron-containing alcohol dehydrogenase, whose translation MDGFTFDTVPTIICEAGALKRIGTLAADRIGRRILIVTDRGLASSAIVTDALKSLEAAGVAPVVFDAVTADPAASIVQAAADMAREARVEGIIGLGGGSSMDVAKLAALISPGSQPLEALYGVDKAVGKRLPLMLVPTTAGTGSEVTPIAIVTTGHHQKMGVSSRLIIPDVALLDPFVTIGLPKAITAATGLDAMVHAIEAYTSISPRNNPLSRMLSETAIRLLASNLRRAVDHGADVEARGAMLLGAMLAGQAFANSPVGAVHALAYPVGSRFGVPHGMSNAVVLLHVMRFNRSACAPGYAALAPFAFPHLAGLGQAEQVDGFIDGLAGLMRDTAIPSTLGEVGIVAADVNDLANDAMAQTRLLQNNPRNMTYNDARAIYRAAL comes from the coding sequence ATGGACGGTTTTACCTTCGACACGGTCCCGACCATTATCTGCGAGGCTGGCGCCCTGAAGCGGATCGGCACACTGGCGGCCGACCGCATCGGGCGCCGCATCTTGATCGTCACCGATCGGGGGCTCGCGTCCAGCGCGATCGTGACTGATGCGCTGAAGAGCCTGGAAGCCGCCGGCGTCGCGCCGGTTGTTTTCGATGCGGTAACAGCCGATCCGGCCGCCAGCATCGTTCAGGCAGCGGCCGATATGGCACGCGAGGCACGGGTCGAGGGAATCATCGGGCTCGGCGGCGGCTCCTCGATGGACGTTGCCAAACTGGCAGCGCTGATCTCGCCAGGATCACAGCCGCTGGAGGCGCTTTACGGCGTCGACAAAGCCGTTGGGAAACGCCTTCCTTTGATGCTCGTGCCGACGACCGCCGGAACGGGGTCGGAGGTGACGCCGATCGCGATCGTGACGACGGGTCACCACCAGAAGATGGGCGTGTCGTCCCGCCTCATCATCCCCGATGTCGCCCTCCTCGATCCTTTCGTGACGATCGGACTACCGAAAGCGATTACGGCGGCGACTGGGCTCGACGCCATGGTCCATGCGATCGAGGCCTATACGTCCATCAGCCCCCGCAATAATCCACTGTCGCGGATGTTGTCCGAAACAGCCATCCGCCTGCTCGCCTCGAATTTGCGGCGTGCCGTGGATCACGGAGCAGACGTAGAGGCGCGGGGTGCGATGCTGCTGGGCGCGATGCTAGCCGGACAAGCATTCGCCAACTCGCCGGTCGGCGCGGTCCATGCGCTCGCCTATCCGGTCGGTAGCCGCTTCGGCGTGCCGCATGGCATGTCGAATGCGGTGGTGCTTCTCCATGTGATGCGATTCAACCGCAGCGCCTGCGCGCCTGGTTACGCCGCGCTTGCGCCTTTCGCGTTCCCGCATTTGGCGGGGCTTGGCCAGGCCGAGCAGGTGGACGGGTTCATCGATGGCCTGGCTGGCCTGATGCGCGACACCGCCATACCCTCCACACTGGGTGAGGTTGGCATTGTGGCGGCCGACGTGAATGATCTGGCGAATGATGCCATGGCGCAGACGCGACTGCTCCAGAATAATCCCAGAAACATGACCTATAACGACGCACGCGCGATTTACCGGGCGGCTCTCTGA
- a CDS encoding DUF4387 domain-containing protein, producing the protein MARIGSIAQVCKSKNAGPFHFTIDVVFEDAAMFRDVKATGVINAELFAKLYKVDLDQVQFTIYDAAMAFKATVPRKIPAGDFGDTDVYGAQQHAPLLDIDIPINALA; encoded by the coding sequence ATGGCCCGCATCGGCAGCATCGCCCAGGTCTGCAAGAGCAAGAACGCCGGACCATTCCATTTCACCATCGACGTCGTCTTTGAAGACGCCGCCATGTTTCGCGACGTGAAGGCGACAGGCGTCATCAACGCCGAACTCTTTGCGAAGCTCTACAAGGTCGACTTGGACCAGGTGCAGTTCACGATTTACGATGCTGCCATGGCGTTCAAAGCGACTGTACCGCGCAAGATCCCGGCGGGCGATTTTGGCGACACCGACGTCTACGGCGCGCAGCAGCATGCACCGCTGCTGGATATCGACATCCCGATCAACGCTCTAGCCTGA
- a CDS encoding acyclic terpene utilization AtuA family protein — protein MAEVRLLSTTAILGYGFPAESLTRGMARRPDLIGADAGSVDPGPYYLGSGKGFTSPRAVKRDLQLMLRAASDHGVPVVISTAGGAGGQPHLEATAAIAREIAAEDKLGFKMALIGSEQDKELLATRAEAGQTKPLAGLPPLTRRTIEASTRIVGLMGPEPYRAALDAGAQVIIAGRSTDPAPWAAAVLRGGLGHAEAWYAGKMLECGAEPALPKKEDCLFVTVGDGYVECEPTNPIRRCTPLSVANFALHENSSPIRHIEPGGILDTSACRFDAVSDRAVRISGMRWEPAERLTIKLEGVELAGFRSITICATRDPVLIANIEPYLAKVREVVADKSAAFGIAPEAYRLIIRSYGLNGVMGDLEPLANTPAHELCFVVEAVCETQEQAAAVIGMARLTMLHSDFAGRLCKEGNMAIPFSPSDIDVGPMYRFNVFHTVEAMSPTELFPITYETV, from the coding sequence TTGGCCGAAGTTCGCCTGCTTTCGACGACCGCTATCCTCGGTTATGGATTTCCGGCTGAGTCCCTCACGCGCGGGATGGCGCGCCGTCCTGACCTCATCGGCGCAGATGCGGGCAGCGTCGACCCGGGCCCTTACTATCTCGGCTCGGGAAAAGGCTTCACCTCTCCGCGCGCCGTCAAACGCGACCTGCAACTCATGCTGCGCGCCGCTTCGGACCATGGCGTCCCCGTCGTGATCAGCACGGCGGGCGGCGCCGGCGGGCAGCCGCATCTCGAGGCGACAGCAGCGATCGCACGCGAGATCGCGGCGGAAGACAAGCTCGGCTTCAAGATGGCGTTGATTGGTTCGGAACAGGATAAGGAACTGCTCGCGACGCGAGCCGAAGCCGGTCAGACCAAGCCCCTGGCAGGCCTGCCTCCTCTGACGCGCCGGACAATCGAAGCATCAACCCGTATTGTCGGGCTGATGGGCCCGGAACCCTATCGCGCCGCGCTCGATGCCGGCGCACAGGTCATCATCGCTGGACGCAGTACCGACCCGGCACCATGGGCGGCCGCTGTTTTGCGCGGCGGCTTGGGGCATGCCGAGGCTTGGTACGCTGGCAAGATGCTGGAATGCGGCGCGGAACCAGCGCTTCCCAAGAAAGAGGATTGCCTGTTCGTCACGGTCGGCGACGGATATGTCGAATGTGAGCCGACCAATCCCATCCGGCGCTGCACGCCCTTGTCGGTCGCCAATTTCGCGCTGCATGAAAATTCCAGCCCCATTCGGCATATCGAACCGGGCGGCATCCTCGATACGTCCGCTTGTCGCTTCGATGCCGTCTCCGATCGCGCCGTTCGCATTTCCGGTATGCGATGGGAGCCGGCAGAGCGCCTGACCATAAAGCTTGAAGGCGTCGAACTTGCCGGGTTTCGATCGATCACCATCTGCGCCACACGCGATCCGGTCCTGATCGCCAATATCGAGCCGTATCTCGCCAAAGTCCGTGAGGTCGTGGCCGACAAGTCGGCCGCCTTCGGCATCGCACCGGAGGCCTATCGCCTGATCATCCGCAGCTACGGCCTGAACGGCGTCATGGGCGATCTCGAACCCCTTGCGAACACGCCGGCCCACGAGCTGTGCTTTGTGGTGGAGGCTGTTTGCGAGACGCAGGAACAGGCGGCGGCCGTGATCGGCATGGCGCGGCTCACGATGCTGCATTCGGATTTTGCTGGGCGCCTCTGCAAGGAAGGAAATATGGCCATTCCGTTCTCGCCGTCGGACATCGACGTCGGCCCGATGTACCGGTTCAACGTGTTTCACACGGTCGAGGCCATGTCGCCGACGGAACTCTTTCCCATTACCTACGAGACGGTTTGA